One segment of Curtobacterium sp. MR_MD2014 DNA contains the following:
- a CDS encoding PhzF family phenazine biosynthesis protein: MRSEVLRYTAFAAEPGGGNPAGIVLDAEGMTDDEMLAVAQEVAYPETAFVVARTPDGARVRYFSPAAEVPFCGHATVATAVVLAEREGTGARVFSTAAGDIAVDATTAPDGSVQVAMTSVEPSTRPIDPVRWERLAAVLGLVDGDVAEGFPVLESSAGNRHPVVVLADVELFHQFRFDPAALAALKREYGWEGTVTVLHRTGPLEFEARNLFPAGRITEDPATGSAAASTGAYLRAVGAVSPGARVVIRQGRHVGRPSVLLVDVPESGGITVTGGATPIA, translated from the coding sequence ATGCGCTCCGAGGTCCTCCGCTACACCGCCTTCGCCGCCGAGCCCGGGGGCGGCAACCCCGCGGGGATCGTGCTCGACGCCGAGGGGATGACCGACGACGAGATGCTCGCGGTCGCGCAGGAGGTGGCGTACCCGGAGACCGCCTTCGTGGTCGCGCGGACGCCGGACGGCGCCCGGGTGCGCTACTTCTCGCCGGCCGCCGAGGTCCCCTTCTGCGGACACGCCACCGTCGCCACCGCCGTCGTGCTCGCCGAGCGCGAGGGGACCGGGGCCCGGGTGTTCTCGACGGCCGCGGGGGACATCGCGGTCGACGCCACGACCGCACCCGACGGCAGTGTCCAGGTCGCGATGACGAGCGTCGAGCCGTCGACCCGTCCGATCGATCCCGTCCGGTGGGAGCGGCTCGCCGCCGTGCTCGGGCTCGTCGACGGTGACGTCGCCGAGGGGTTCCCCGTGCTCGAGTCCTCCGCCGGCAACCGGCACCCCGTGGTCGTGCTCGCCGACGTGGAGCTCTTCCACCAGTTCCGCTTCGACCCCGCCGCGCTCGCCGCACTCAAGCGGGAGTACGGGTGGGAGGGCACCGTCACCGTCCTGCACCGGACGGGTCCGCTCGAGTTCGAGGCGCGGAACCTCTTCCCCGCCGGCCGGATCACCGAGGACCCGGCGACGGGCTCGGCGGCGGCTTCGACCGGTGCGTACCTGCGCGCGGTCGGCGCGGTGTCGCCCGGGGCACGCGTGGTGATCCGGCAGGGTCGACACGTCGGGCGTCCGAGCGTGCTGCTCGTCGACGTGCCCGAGTCCGGCGGCATCACGGTGACCGGGGGCGCCACCCCCATCGCCTGA
- a CDS encoding lamin tail domain-containing protein, producing the protein MHTPALRLGAGLATGIALAAGVLTATPAVAAVGDDDPTVGARVTTGPAAGLAINEVESNADDTDWVELVNTSSAAIDLSGWRFLDSDSSHTAYTLPQGSTIAAGGYLVVDQETTTRSGFDFGLGGADSVRLYDASGTLTLRYAWTTHAAVTYGSCPDGSGTLVDTTASTKGGPNDCSSPVRINEVESQGGTPGDWVELTNVGTTTVDLGGYVLRDGEDDHAWTVPAGTTVAPGGFTVLDEAQAGADADTAPGAGAETGTGTGAGAGFGFGLGKADRVRLSDARGVLVDEYSWTAHAATTYGRNPDGTGAFAETAEPTKGSTNRFAGVVTAEAWPGGPDETVLDAEDTFTGDLSGLDWTSSASSQDGQLWAVQNGDGLLYHLVPDGRGGWAPTNTAGVDLRYADGTGTPDAEGVTVTADDPGAVYVSTERDNDVSKVSRPAVLRFATTDGSESVLRATDEWDLAADFPGLGANAGLEGVTWVPDAWLTSRGFVDQHTGATYAPAAYPGHGEGLFLVGVEGTASVYAYALMDDGSSQRVATIAAPFSLVAEVQFDPTLDALWVVCDEACSGRTALFDVQDGAFTLATLYEAPANADRTLANEGFAISGRCVDGARATFYADDNDTNGASLRAGTYPCDAVEEPGDGDGDGGAPAPGDGETPAPGGGETPAPGDGGDSTPAPGTGGSSPAPVPTTPGPTTPGPTAPGPAAPAAPVAPDVSALVDGNRASVSAPSNVRAGSSLTIDVGTRYAGQRVAVWLFSEPRLLGTPVVAADGAVTVAVPADVPAGQHRIAVVAFDGTVLGWTGITIDPATGSLAFTGAELGGGIAAALLLLAAGAGVLVARRRRTVGSPA; encoded by the coding sequence ATGCACACCCCCGCCCTGCGGCTCGGTGCCGGCCTCGCGACGGGCATCGCCCTCGCCGCCGGCGTGCTGACCGCGACCCCCGCCGTCGCCGCGGTCGGTGACGACGACCCGACCGTCGGCGCCCGCGTCACCACCGGCCCCGCCGCCGGGCTCGCGATCAACGAGGTGGAGTCGAACGCCGACGACACCGACTGGGTCGAGCTGGTGAACACCTCGTCCGCCGCGATCGACCTGAGCGGCTGGCGCTTCCTCGACTCCGACTCGTCGCACACGGCGTACACGCTGCCGCAGGGCTCGACGATCGCCGCCGGCGGGTACCTCGTCGTCGACCAGGAGACCACCACCCGGTCGGGCTTCGACTTCGGGCTCGGCGGTGCCGACTCGGTGCGGCTGTACGACGCCTCCGGCACGCTGACGCTGCGGTACGCGTGGACGACGCACGCCGCCGTGACGTACGGCAGCTGCCCGGACGGCTCCGGCACGCTCGTGGACACGACCGCGTCGACGAAGGGCGGACCGAACGACTGCTCGTCGCCCGTCCGCATCAACGAGGTCGAGTCGCAGGGCGGCACCCCGGGTGACTGGGTGGAGCTGACGAACGTCGGGACGACCACGGTCGACCTCGGCGGGTACGTGCTGCGGGACGGCGAGGACGACCACGCCTGGACGGTCCCCGCCGGCACCACCGTCGCGCCGGGCGGGTTCACCGTGCTCGACGAGGCGCAGGCCGGTGCGGACGCCGATACCGCTCCTGGGGCCGGGGCCGAGACCGGGACCGGGACCGGGGCCGGGGCCGGGTTCGGCTTCGGGCTCGGGAAGGCCGACCGTGTGCGGCTCTCGGACGCCCGCGGCGTCCTGGTCGACGAGTACTCGTGGACCGCGCACGCCGCGACCACGTACGGCCGGAACCCCGACGGCACCGGCGCGTTCGCCGAGACGGCCGAGCCGACGAAGGGCTCGACGAACCGCTTCGCCGGCGTCGTCACCGCCGAGGCGTGGCCCGGCGGCCCGGACGAGACCGTCCTGGACGCCGAGGACACCTTCACCGGTGACCTGAGCGGCCTCGACTGGACGTCCTCCGCCTCCTCGCAGGACGGGCAGCTCTGGGCCGTGCAGAACGGGGACGGGCTGCTGTACCACCTCGTCCCGGACGGCCGGGGCGGCTGGGCGCCGACGAACACCGCGGGCGTCGACCTGCGGTACGCCGACGGCACCGGGACGCCCGACGCCGAGGGCGTCACCGTCACGGCCGACGACCCCGGCGCGGTGTACGTGTCGACCGAGCGCGACAACGACGTGTCGAAGGTGAGCCGCCCCGCCGTGCTGCGCTTCGCGACCACGGACGGCTCCGAGTCGGTCCTGCGCGCCACGGACGAGTGGGACCTCGCCGCGGACTTCCCGGGCCTGGGCGCGAACGCCGGGCTCGAGGGCGTGACCTGGGTGCCCGACGCGTGGCTGACGTCCCGCGGGTTCGTCGACCAGCACACCGGTGCGACCTACGCGCCCGCCGCGTACCCGGGGCACGGCGAGGGACTCTTCCTCGTCGGCGTCGAGGGCACGGCGAGCGTGTACGCCTACGCGCTGATGGACGACGGCTCGTCCCAGCGCGTGGCCACGATCGCGGCGCCGTTCTCGCTCGTGGCCGAGGTGCAGTTCGACCCGACGCTCGACGCGCTCTGGGTCGTGTGCGACGAGGCGTGCTCCGGCCGCACCGCGCTGTTCGACGTGCAGGACGGGGCGTTCACGCTCGCGACGCTGTACGAGGCCCCGGCGAACGCCGACCGGACGCTCGCCAACGAGGGCTTCGCGATCTCGGGGCGCTGCGTGGACGGTGCTCGGGCGACCTTCTACGCCGACGACAACGACACGAACGGCGCTTCGCTGCGCGCCGGGACGTACCCGTGCGACGCGGTGGAGGAGCCGGGTGACGGCGACGGCGACGGCGGGGCGCCTGCGCCGGGTGACGGGGAGACACCTGCGCCCGGTGGCGGGGAGACGCCCGCGCCGGGTGACGGCGGCGACAGCACGCCGGCTCCGGGCACGGGTGGCAGCAGCCCGGCCCCGGTCCCGACGACTCCTGGCCCGACGACTCCTGGCCCGACGGCTCCGGGTCCGGCGGCGCCCGCGGCTCCGGTCGCGCCGGACGTCTCGGCGCTCGTCGACGGGAACCGTGCCTCGGTCTCCGCGCCGTCGAACGTCCGCGCGGGCAGCTCGCTGACGATCGACGTCGGAACGCGGTACGCCGGGCAGCGCGTCGCGGTCTGGCTGTTCTCCGAGCCACGACTCCTCGGGACGCCGGTCGTCGCCGCGGACGGCGCGGTGACGGTGGCCGTCCCCGCCGACGTCCCGGCAGGGCAGCACCGCATCGCGGTGGTCGCGTTCGACGGCACGGTACTCGGGTGGACCGGGATCACGATCGACCCCGCGACGGGGTCGCTCGCGTTCACCGGTGCCGAGCTGGGCGGTGGGATCGCCGCGGCGCTCCTGCTCCTGGCAGCCGGTGCGGGTGTCCTCGTGGCACGCCGTCGTCGGACGGTCGGCTCGCCGGCCTGA
- a CDS encoding ROK family transcriptional regulator yields MAEHRRGANLPSIGGFNRTVVLDAVRRSPDGLSRVELAASTGLSAQTVSNVTRFLIEAGMIVESGTVVAGRGKPRTILRLEATSRYAVGVHVDPAVVTYVLLDLAGSVVAETTTSTPSADDPAEVVRTIATAVDGLVADAGVAAESVLGVGIASPGPIDVDAGVVLDPPFLPRWRDVPLRDALAEATGFPVLLEKDVTAAVVGEMFLAGESSARNFAFVYFGTGFGVGLVVDHEPVRGTGSNAGDAGHIMVDQGALAGTPDGSGPRGEVGAAVAPARLVEVARDRGLRLPGAARADDVTAVQRAWDSLGEAIASGDEVASGLAADAGTVMGRAVVVIVNLLDVDRVVFGGPFWSRIAPVALPAARAAITGSPLLVPKHPIAVVDSGRGADVAAVGAACLVLDAALSPRASALLIRR; encoded by the coding sequence ATGGCGGAGCATCGGCGCGGGGCGAACCTGCCGTCGATCGGCGGCTTCAACCGCACCGTCGTGCTCGATGCCGTCCGCCGCTCGCCCGACGGGCTGAGCCGTGTGGAGCTCGCCGCGAGCACGGGCCTGAGCGCCCAGACGGTGTCGAACGTCACGCGCTTCCTGATCGAGGCCGGCATGATCGTCGAGTCCGGCACCGTGGTCGCCGGCCGTGGGAAGCCCCGGACGATCCTGCGGCTCGAGGCGACGAGCCGGTACGCGGTCGGTGTGCACGTCGACCCCGCGGTCGTGACGTACGTGCTCCTCGACCTCGCCGGCAGCGTGGTCGCCGAGACCACCACGTCGACGCCCTCCGCGGACGACCCCGCCGAGGTCGTCCGGACCATCGCGACCGCCGTCGACGGCCTCGTCGCGGACGCCGGTGTCGCGGCGGAGAGCGTGCTCGGCGTCGGCATCGCGAGCCCCGGGCCGATCGACGTCGACGCCGGCGTCGTGCTCGACCCGCCGTTCCTGCCCCGCTGGCGGGACGTGCCGCTGCGCGACGCGCTCGCCGAGGCGACCGGCTTCCCGGTGCTGCTCGAGAAGGACGTCACCGCGGCGGTCGTCGGCGAGATGTTCCTGGCGGGGGAGTCCTCGGCGCGGAACTTCGCCTTCGTCTACTTCGGGACGGGCTTCGGCGTCGGGCTCGTCGTCGACCACGAACCCGTCCGCGGTACCGGCTCGAACGCGGGCGACGCCGGGCACATCATGGTCGACCAGGGGGCGCTCGCGGGGACCCCCGACGGCTCCGGTCCGCGGGGTGAGGTCGGGGCCGCGGTCGCCCCGGCACGGCTGGTCGAGGTCGCGCGGGACCGCGGGCTCCGGCTGCCCGGCGCTGCTCGGGCGGACGACGTCACCGCCGTGCAGCGGGCCTGGGACTCCCTCGGCGAGGCGATCGCGTCCGGCGACGAGGTCGCCTCGGGACTCGCGGCCGACGCCGGGACCGTCATGGGCCGGGCCGTCGTGGTCATCGTCAACCTGCTCGACGTCGACCGCGTGGTCTTCGGTGGACCGTTCTGGTCGCGCATCGCCCCGGTCGCCCTGCCGGCGGCGCGGGCCGCGATCACGGGGTCGCCGCTGCTCGTCCCGAAGCACCCGATCGCGGTCGTGGACAGCGGGCGGGGTGCGGACGTGGCGGCCGTCGGCGCCGCGTGCCTCGTGCTCGACGCGGCGCTGTCACCGCGCGCGAGCGCGCTGCTCATCCGCCGCTGA
- a CDS encoding GNAT family N-acetyltransferase: MTDLRLEALSASTAAAANSLTLKPGQEQFVQPTTYGVAESDVKPSSAWTRVVLDGDRVVGMIIGTFDEDNNEEELRSAIWRVNVAADAQGRGVGRFAVHGLADEARSRGFERLTVVYEPGGHGGPEAFFRALGFEVVRETQYGDHYAVLAL, translated from the coding sequence ATGACGGACCTCCGCCTCGAAGCCCTCTCCGCGTCGACCGCCGCCGCGGCCAACTCGCTGACGCTCAAGCCCGGGCAGGAGCAGTTCGTCCAGCCGACGACGTACGGCGTCGCCGAGTCCGACGTGAAGCCGAGCTCGGCGTGGACCCGCGTGGTGCTCGACGGGGACCGCGTGGTCGGGATGATCATCGGCACCTTCGACGAGGACAACAACGAGGAAGAGCTCCGCAGCGCGATCTGGCGCGTCAACGTCGCCGCCGACGCGCAGGGCCGCGGTGTCGGCCGCTTCGCGGTGCACGGTCTCGCGGACGAGGCCCGGAGCCGCGGGTTCGAGCGGCTCACGGTCGTGTACGAGCCGGGCGGCCACGGCGGCCCCGAGGCGTTCTTCCGCGCCCTCGGGTTCGAGGTCGTGCGTGAGACGCAGTACGGCGACCACTACGCCGTCCTCGCGCTCTGA
- a CDS encoding MGMT family protein translates to MDGAESGPEPDSGAEPDFGAAVAEVVRLIPAGHVMTYGDVAAVLGSRAARAVGTVMAREGADLPWWRVVRAGGLPPVRHEARALEHYRAEGTPLVERSSAASGSSAWRIDVRRARWSPATDADDPF, encoded by the coding sequence GTGGACGGAGCCGAGTCCGGACCCGAGCCGGACTCCGGGGCCGAGCCGGACTTCGGGGCCGCGGTCGCCGAGGTGGTCCGGCTGATCCCGGCTGGGCACGTCATGACGTACGGCGACGTCGCCGCCGTCCTCGGGTCGCGGGCCGCTCGCGCCGTCGGCACGGTGATGGCCCGCGAGGGTGCCGATCTGCCGTGGTGGCGCGTGGTGCGCGCCGGCGGACTGCCGCCCGTCCGGCACGAGGCGCGGGCCCTCGAGCACTACCGTGCCGAGGGCACGCCGCTCGTTGAGCGGTCGTCGGCTGCGTCGGGCTCGTCGGCCTGGAGGATCGACGTGCGTCGTGCGCGCTGGTCACCCGCCACGGACGCCGACGACCCGTTCTGA
- a CDS encoding DUF805 domain-containing protein: MSNDSVQPGGVALRDPFYGAPFAEAVRRFWRKYTVFTGRASRSEAWWWWLTSFVIGLVLQLVPQVFTPGTPVLENPVGSYLFVLWGLATLIGSLALGARRLHDANLSGFWQFLHVVVGIGSLVLLVMFLLPPNPKGSRFD, translated from the coding sequence ATGAGCAACGACAGCGTGCAGCCCGGCGGCGTCGCCCTGCGCGACCCCTTCTACGGGGCACCCTTCGCCGAGGCGGTCCGACGGTTCTGGCGGAAGTACACCGTGTTCACCGGACGGGCCTCCCGCTCCGAGGCCTGGTGGTGGTGGCTGACGTCGTTCGTGATCGGGCTCGTGCTCCAGCTCGTCCCGCAGGTGTTCACGCCCGGGACCCCGGTGCTCGAGAACCCGGTCGGCTCGTACCTGTTCGTGCTCTGGGGCCTGGCCACACTGATCGGGTCGCTCGCCCTCGGTGCCCGTCGGCTGCACGACGCGAACCTGTCCGGCTTCTGGCAGTTCCTGCACGTGGTCGTCGGCATCGGCTCGCTCGTGCTGCTGGTGATGTTCCTGCTGCCGCCGAACCCGAAGGGCTCGCGCTTCGACTGA
- a CDS encoding ABC transporter ATP-binding protein, with the protein MSQQDQVPPVDTAAGPGGPDPVLDDVADTKAAGPVTAAVTTLGVRGEEREDFSKAESKRLRRRSLALLGSLAAPLKARLVLLGVVVVVSTAGTVAGPALIAWGIDNALPRVMDQNDWVPAFGVVATYIVVAVLGAVLTAWYTVLAARISQAILFDLRKRVFLHTQRLSLEFHETYTSGRIISRQTSDLDSIRELLDSGLNQLIQGVLYMVFTGIALVLLDPTSGLVLAVSLVPLWFLIRWFQTNSQTLFRATRVTSARVIVHFVETMTGIRAVQAFRKESRNRDEYGGYVEDYRVANTKVFNLFGTFDPVLVLIGNATLAAVVIVGGFRIVGGSLEVGALLAVALYAKRFFDPAQELAMFYNGYQSASAAMEKISGVLEERPSVPDPAKPVRLPDATGAMDFDDVEFAYNAEKVVLPEFDLHIPAGQTIALVGSTGAGKSTLAKLMARFYDPSKGSVRLDGVDLRDIDPKDMRRAIVMVTQEAYLFSGSVADNIALGKPGATRDEIVRAAKAVGADAFIEALPDGYDTDVNKRGGRVSAGQRQLLSFARAFIADPKVLILDEATASLDIPSERLVQEGLETLLADRTAVIIAHRLSTVAIAHRVLVMEYGRIVEDGTPDDLIAGTGRFAQLHAAWRDSLV; encoded by the coding sequence ATGAGCCAGCAGGACCAGGTACCGCCCGTGGACACGGCAGCCGGGCCGGGAGGCCCCGATCCCGTCCTCGACGACGTCGCGGACACGAAGGCGGCCGGCCCCGTCACCGCCGCGGTCACCACGCTCGGCGTGCGCGGCGAGGAGCGCGAGGACTTCAGCAAGGCGGAGAGCAAGCGCCTGCGGCGTCGCTCCCTCGCCCTGCTCGGGTCGCTCGCGGCTCCGCTGAAGGCACGCCTCGTGCTGCTCGGCGTCGTCGTGGTGGTCTCCACCGCGGGGACCGTCGCGGGTCCCGCGCTCATCGCGTGGGGCATCGACAACGCCCTGCCCCGGGTGATGGACCAGAACGACTGGGTGCCGGCGTTCGGCGTCGTGGCGACGTACATCGTCGTCGCGGTGCTCGGCGCGGTCCTCACCGCCTGGTACACCGTGCTCGCGGCGCGGATCAGCCAGGCGATCCTGTTCGACCTGCGGAAGCGCGTGTTCCTGCACACCCAGCGGCTGTCGCTCGAGTTCCACGAGACGTACACGTCCGGCCGGATCATCTCCCGCCAGACGAGCGACCTGGACTCGATCCGCGAGCTGCTCGACTCCGGCCTGAACCAGCTCATCCAGGGCGTGCTCTACATGGTGTTCACGGGCATCGCGCTCGTGCTGCTCGACCCGACCTCCGGGCTCGTGCTCGCGGTGTCGCTCGTGCCGCTGTGGTTCCTGATCCGCTGGTTCCAGACGAACTCGCAGACCCTGTTCCGGGCCACCCGTGTGACCTCGGCGCGCGTCATCGTGCACTTCGTCGAGACCATGACCGGCATCCGGGCGGTGCAGGCGTTCCGGAAGGAGTCCCGCAACCGCGACGAGTACGGCGGCTACGTCGAGGACTACCGGGTGGCGAACACGAAGGTCTTCAACCTGTTCGGCACGTTCGACCCCGTGCTCGTCCTCATCGGCAACGCCACGCTCGCGGCCGTCGTCATCGTCGGCGGCTTCCGGATCGTGGGGGGCTCGCTCGAGGTCGGCGCGCTGCTCGCGGTCGCGCTGTACGCCAAGCGGTTCTTCGACCCGGCCCAGGAACTCGCGATGTTCTACAACGGGTACCAGTCGGCCTCGGCGGCGATGGAGAAGATCTCCGGCGTCCTCGAGGAACGCCCGTCGGTGCCCGACCCCGCGAAGCCCGTGCGGCTGCCGGACGCCACCGGCGCGATGGACTTCGACGACGTCGAGTTCGCGTACAACGCGGAGAAGGTCGTGCTCCCCGAGTTCGACCTGCACATCCCGGCGGGGCAGACCATCGCGCTCGTCGGGTCGACCGGTGCCGGGAAGTCGACGCTCGCGAAGCTCATGGCGCGGTTCTACGACCCGTCGAAGGGTTCCGTGCGGCTCGACGGCGTGGACCTGCGGGACATCGACCCGAAGGACATGCGCCGCGCGATCGTCATGGTCACGCAGGAGGCGTACCTGTTCTCCGGCTCCGTCGCGGACAACATCGCGCTCGGCAAGCCCGGGGCGACGCGGGACGAGATCGTGCGCGCGGCGAAGGCGGTCGGGGCGGACGCGTTCATCGAGGCCCTGCCCGACGGGTACGACACCGACGTGAACAAGCGCGGTGGCCGGGTGTCGGCCGGGCAGCGGCAGCTCCTGTCGTTCGCCCGGGCGTTCATCGCCGACCCGAAGGTGCTCATCCTCGACGAGGCCACGGCGTCGCTGGACATCCCGTCCGAGCGGCTCGTGCAGGAGGGCCTCGAGACCCTGCTCGCGGACCGCACCGCCGTGATCATCGCGCACCGCCTGTCGACCGTCGCGATCGCCCACCGGGTGCTCGTGATGGAGTACGGGCGGATCGTCGAGGACGGCACGCCGGACGACCTGATCGCGGGGACCGGGCGGTTCGCCCAGCTGCACGCCGCCTGGCGGGACTCGCTCGTCTGA
- a CDS encoding ABC transporter ATP-binding protein → MSTTPDQATPSTDRPSTLRAIGRIWPYVRPYRWRLFGGMAAAMGASLVALVIPYVLQWLVDGPLSSRDAALIWPAGLGVLALGALEAFFIASRRRLVMRPSTRIETSMRNALYAKLQDLPVAFHDRWESGQLLSRSVSDLSLIRRWLAFGVVLLVVNIVTIAVGFVVLFTFGWLLGLIFLVASIPLWINGLLFERKYSVVARRSQDQVGDLATSVEQSVHGIRVLKAFGRGRFKLDEFSEQAEALRGTEIEKAKAIASIWLWLLLVPDVAFALCLLAGIWLASQGELTVGQLFAFFATATVLRFPIESIGFFLSMTFDTRTAVDRFFEVMDSENTIQDPASPRTIDEPHGALSFNAVHFRYQDATDEYPDLVDGVELQLHPGETMALVGLTGSGKTTLLSLVPRLYDVTGGSITIDGVDVRDLTRADLRRHVGVAFEDATLFSTSVRDNVLLGRPDLEGAEAERIMREALDIAQASFVDDLPEGVDTRVGEEGLSLSGGQRQRLALARAIAARPSVLVLDDPLSALDVDTEARVEAGLRRVLADTTSLIVAHRPSTVTLADRVALMEGGRITAVGTHSELMATNEHYRYVISSLDEDDAPAREEAMA, encoded by the coding sequence ATGTCCACAACGCCCGACCAGGCGACCCCCTCCACCGACCGCCCCTCGACCCTGCGCGCCATCGGGCGCATCTGGCCCTACGTCAGGCCGTACCGCTGGCGACTGTTCGGCGGCATGGCCGCGGCGATGGGCGCCTCGCTCGTCGCCCTGGTGATCCCGTACGTGCTCCAGTGGCTCGTCGACGGACCGCTGTCCTCGCGCGACGCCGCGCTCATCTGGCCCGCCGGACTCGGCGTGCTCGCACTCGGCGCCCTCGAGGCCTTCTTCATCGCATCCCGCCGACGGCTCGTGATGCGCCCGTCGACGCGCATCGAGACGAGCATGCGCAACGCGCTCTACGCCAAGCTCCAGGACCTGCCGGTGGCCTTCCACGACCGCTGGGAGTCCGGGCAGCTGCTGTCCCGTTCGGTGTCCGACCTGTCGCTCATCCGCCGATGGCTGGCGTTCGGCGTCGTGCTGCTCGTGGTGAACATCGTCACGATCGCGGTCGGCTTCGTCGTGCTCTTCACCTTCGGGTGGCTGCTCGGACTGATCTTCCTCGTGGCGTCGATCCCGCTGTGGATCAACGGCCTGCTGTTCGAGCGGAAGTACTCCGTCGTCGCGCGGCGCAGCCAGGACCAGGTCGGCGACCTCGCCACGAGCGTCGAGCAGTCGGTGCACGGCATCCGCGTGCTCAAGGCGTTCGGCCGCGGTCGCTTCAAGCTCGACGAGTTCAGTGAGCAGGCCGAGGCGCTCCGCGGCACCGAGATCGAGAAGGCGAAGGCCATCGCGAGCATCTGGCTGTGGCTGCTGCTCGTGCCGGACGTCGCGTTCGCGCTGTGCCTGCTCGCCGGCATCTGGCTGGCGTCGCAGGGCGAGCTGACGGTCGGACAGCTGTTCGCGTTCTTCGCGACGGCGACCGTGCTGCGGTTCCCGATCGAGTCGATCGGGTTCTTCCTGTCGATGACGTTCGACACCCGGACCGCGGTCGACCGGTTCTTCGAGGTCATGGACTCCGAGAACACGATCCAGGACCCGGCGTCACCGAGGACCATCGACGAGCCGCACGGTGCGCTGTCGTTCAACGCCGTGCACTTCCGGTACCAGGACGCGACGGACGAGTACCCGGACCTGGTGGACGGCGTCGAGCTGCAGCTGCACCCGGGCGAGACCATGGCGCTCGTCGGCCTGACCGGCAGCGGCAAGACGACGCTGCTGTCCCTGGTGCCGCGGCTGTACGACGTGACCGGCGGCTCGATCACGATCGACGGCGTCGACGTCCGCGACCTCACCCGCGCGGACCTCCGTCGGCACGTCGGTGTCGCCTTCGAGGACGCCACGCTGTTCTCGACGAGCGTCCGCGACAACGTGCTGCTCGGCCGGCCCGACCTCGAGGGCGCCGAGGCCGAGCGCATCATGCGCGAGGCGCTCGACATCGCGCAGGCGTCCTTCGTCGACGACCTGCCCGAGGGTGTCGACACCCGCGTCGGCGAGGAGGGGCTGTCGCTCTCCGGCGGCCAGCGGCAGCGTCTGGCGCTCGCCCGCGCGATCGCCGCGCGGCCGTCGGTCCTGGTGCTCGACGACCCGCTGTCGGCGCTCGACGTCGACACCGAGGCGCGGGTCGAGGCCGGGCTCCGCCGCGTGCTGGCCGACACCACGTCGCTCATCGTCGCCCACCGCCCCTCGACCGTGACGCTCGCCGACCGGGTGGCGCTCATGGAGGGCGGACGCATCACCGCCGTCGGCACCCACTCGGAGCTGATGGCCACCAACGAGCACTACCGCTACGTCATCTCCTCGCTCGACGAGGACGACGCACCCGCCCGAGAGGAGGCGATGGCATGA